Genomic segment of Bacteroidota bacterium:
CATCCAGAATAACGGGAGGAGAAATGTGAAAACGGTTACTGCTGCGACGATGATGAGCATGCGCACGATGATCTGCATCCACGTTATGGGTTTTGCATTTGCTTTTCCATTCTTCTTATCGATCTCTTCTTTTTCCTTTGGTTTTTCCTTCGGCTGCTTATGTATTTCATCGGCAATAACAGGAACCGGAAATTTTTCCACCTGGTCTTCGATCTTCATACCGGTTATTGGCTGAGGAACCTTTTTTGCCGCATCGTCATACGACACAACGAAAATGGAATCTCCTGCATGAATTGCTGCGAGTGTAGTATCTTTTTTTCCATACATCACACGACAAACTGTTGCATCCACATCACGCGTGAACGAGCGATTCAAATGATATTCATCGTTGAAAAAAATAATTTTATCAAATGAAACGCTGAGATGTTTTGTTTTCGGATCGGGATCTGTTTCAGCTTTCCCTTCTATGACGAGCCACGGTTCCGGTGGAGGAAGCGGGGGAGTTCCGTCGGGCTTCGGCGCTTCTTTCTGATCTTCATTACCGATCGTCATATCAAAATCAAGCCAGCCGTATCCCGGAAAATAAACCTGTGTCCACGCATGCGCCTGGCTCGCGTAAAACCAATACCATCCTTTATTCTTATCGCTTCGATCGATCGTTGCAAATCCCGTTGTGAATCGCGCGGGAACTCCAACAGAACGCAAAAGGAAAAGTGAAGCGCCTGCGTAATACGTGCAATAGCCCGTGTGTGTTTTAAAAAGAAAATTCCTGAGCATCGATGCATTCGGAATATTCGGATCGCTCGGAACACCGGCATCGAGTGAATAGCGATAGATCCTTTTTCCATTCTCATCGCGCTGTAAAAAATAATCGCGTACTGCTATCACTTTGTCGACCGGAGTTGTTGCATTCTTCGTGATGCGTTGTGCGAGCGCGCGAATGGAATCGTAAAGCACGCCCGTAGGCATGTCGGTGTAGTAATTGTAAAGTTTTTTATCGGCAGAAAAATAATCAGTTACTTTTCTCAGTTCGTTAAAACGCTCCTGCTGGTAATCTTCGAGTTGCGGATTGGCGGAAGGATTGTAAACGAAATACGCATTGTTCAGATCAGAAACATAAGAGCGAACCTTGTATGCATTGCGAAACATATTTTTGTAAGTGCAATCGACCGGAATGGTCTGCACCGAATACGTTCCGGACGGACCTAGTAATGCATGTTTCCACGTGTTGGAAGAAACGTAAACTTCCGACTCCACTGTTTTTCTTTCTTTCGTTGCGAGCGAATTTTTTATCACCGAACTATCTGTTCTCGAACGATACATTGGCAAAGTGGAAGGATCCACGCGCATCTCATCGAAGTAAGGCATCGCAGTGTCGCGGATAAAACTTTCGGAATGCGGATCGTATTTGGTGAGGTAGTGATAAACGAAGTATAAAGGTTTGGGAGTTCCGTCGGGAAAATAATTTTTGATCTTAGCACAGAACATCACGAAATCGGCCTGGCTCATTTTATCACTCATCTTCATCGTGTCCTTCATCTTGTAACCACCATCACCATTATCATCCGGCTTGTTCCCGCCCTGTCCGCCTTTTCCGTCTTTATTTGGTTTCTGTCCTTTATCACCGCGCTCGAGCAGTCCGTTATTTTCATCGTACGGATTTTTTTTATCGCCGTTATCAGGAGGATGCGGGCCAATTCCTCCTCTTGACTCGAGAATTTTTTCAACGGCTTTCAGCGGATTCGATGTGGTGATATTCATTGTGAAAATAAAAATGGCGAACATCAGCGCCATGAACGCGATCGCACGCATCACAATTCTTCCGCTTCTCTTTAAACCGGTATCAGGAATTTCCACCAGTACAGGTGAAATGAAAAGCATGAACATCACGTAAGCAAATAAAGCGAAGAGGTGATCGAAGATGTATGATTTTAAAACGTCGTCGAATGTTTTTCCATCGGGAACGGTCATGTCCATATTCTGCCCGATGGAACTGATCGTAGTAATTCCGAGTCCGATGGCAATGGCGATGAAAGCAAATCTCCATCTCGAAAGAAGTAACCCGAAAGCCCAGCCGATGAAAAATAAAGTTGAAAATATCTGGTACTGAACTTCGCGTTTGAAAAGATCGAATTCTCCCGGAGTTTTTGAAATTATTTTTGCGACGATCCAATTAGCAAGCAAAAGAAGAATAATCGTAACTGCAATGCGGGCGCGATAAAAATAAAGTACGAATGAAATAACAAGTCCGGCGGCGAGCCAGATGGCTTGTGTGGCAACAGAAGTTTCGAGCGCTGTGAAATAATTATTGATATAACCGAGCGTAACGTAGCTGATGAAAATGGTAGGCGCCACCTCGAAGAGCAGCCGGAACAAAAGCTGCAGGATCGTTTTCCGTGTATGGATCTCCTCGCTCATTTTCCGTTCACATCAATTAAAAAAGCATTTCCTCTCCGGTTGAAAAGTGACTGTAATTCGCGTTCGTTTTTTTTCAATCGTGCTCTCATAGGAGAAAGCAACCAGCGGCTGCGGAGTGAATCAGCGGGTTGCGGTTCGGGTTTGAAAAAAATATTTTTAAAACGAAAACGGAACACGGAAGGAATTCCATCGGAAAGTTTTATAGCTACAACCGGAACATACATCGGCAGGTTGTCCATCGCACGCGCCACATCCTGCGCAGGCACGAGCGAGGACACGCACACAAAAGCAGCTTTGCGCGGTTCAACAAATTCTACGGGGCGTTTGTCTTTCTGCCAATGCGCAGCGGTGATATGGAAGAGATCATTTTTCTTATCTCCTACGCCGGCGAGTTTCGGTGTTTCCTGGTCGTGAGGCATGCGCACTTCAAATCCGTTCAACTGAAGTGAATCCAGGATATTCCGCAGACGGTCTTTGTAACCATTGAGCAATTCTGTTTCAAAAACTTCTTCGCTCACATCGCGATCTGCGCGGAAAAAACTTGCATAGAAATAAAGATGCGATGCATAAGGATCCATTGTTTCCGGAATGCGCACAACGAGTTCTTTACTGCGCGCGTAAATTTTCCATACGATCCTGCGCACATCATCACCGGTTTCAAAATCTTTATAGTTGAGGTATTCTCCTTCTACACGTTTCGGAATTTCAATACGCTGCAACTGTTCTTCGGTGGTATTCGGATTTGCCTTGATGAGTTTCTCTTCCTGTTTCTGCGGAAGTGTATAGAATTGATTCGAAACATGAATGGAAAAAGGAAGCATGATGATGCGGAGTGCATCGAAGAACTGGAGATGAATTTCCTCCACGTCATAAATTCCACGATCATGCAGCATGGTTTCCCCTTTGCCGGAAATGGATTGGCGGAGAATACTTCCTTTCGGAAAATTATTTTCATCAAGCAATACCGGGGAAGAAAGTTTCATTCCTGTAAAAACAAGTTTGCCGCGGACCGTGCCGAGCAGCGGACGAAAAATCCCTTTTACCGTCAACCGGTACGGAACCATTCCTGCGAGTGCCTGTTGGCCATCGCCGAATTTCAGAGTAACGGAAACTTTTTTTGAACGATAGCGGAAAATAAACCAGAGGTAGGAACAGAGCGAAGTGAGCACACTGAAACCGAGTACGAGCAGGAGCGCGCGCGCGAGCACAGGAAGAAATGCATGGAGGATAAGTAATGATTGATCGCTGTTGTCGTAAATCTTGAAATGCTCATCAGTGAATCCGTAAATGGCCCAAACGCAGAGGAGCGTCGCGATCAGTTGCCATCGCATTACGGTAAATCCAAGCCAGTAGGAGATCTTTCTAAACATAAACTATTGTACGAACTACGAAACGGACGAATTACGAAATACGAATGACCGAAAAATACGAAGTGTTGTTCATTTGCTGATTATTTGCAGGTTGAGTGTTTTAGCAATCAGTATTTCGTGATCTGGCCAATCATCTTGTCTAAAGTTAGCAAGTTTGATTTGGCACCAAAATACTATTTTTCAATTGAGCGATTCTTAACAATAGTTGGGAGTTTCGTGAGGATATGTGATCAGAAATCACAACTGCCACTCCAGCAATTGTACCCTGAAAATATTTCCGTTGCAATTTCTTTTTCGGATATCCCGAAAACAGCAGAGCCGCTTCCACTCATAGATGCATAGATGGCGCCTTTTTCATACAAACGCATTTTCAGTTTTTCTATTTCAGGATATTTCTTAAAAATAGTTTTTTCGAAATCATTCACGAGTACATCCTTCCACTTTTCGATCGGCATTTCAGTGATAATTTTTGCAGGAGAAATTTCACTCTTGCGCGGAGTCATGCCGGCATACGCTTCCGCCGTACTCACGTGCGCGGGAGGATGGACAATGACAATGAATTTTCCCCGTCCGACCGCTTCGCCCGGGCGGGCTTTCATAGAAAATTGAATTCCTTCGAGATCATCTCCTTTTCCCTGCGCAAATACCGGTTTATTGGTAACAAAAAAACTGCAATCCGATCCGAGTTGTTTTGCGTAATGATGCAATTCTCCCCACGACAAATTCAGATCATAAATTTCATTGAGCATTTTCAGAACAGAAACTGCATCGGAAGAACCGCCGCCTAATCCGGCCCCACTTGGAATATTTTTATGCAGATGAATTTTTACGGGAGGAATCCTATGATCTTTTTTCAACAACTCATACGCACGCATACAGAGATTTTCGTTCAACTTTCCTTCCACCGGGTTCCCCGTGATCTTCAGTTCGGTTGCTTTGGAAGGGGTGATCTCGATAATATCCTTCCACCCTACCGGATAGAAAACCGTCTCGATGTTGTGAAATCCGTCGGGGCGTTTTTCGACGATATTGAGGCCGAGATTTATTTTGGAGTTGGGGAAGGAGATCATTTCAATTCTGATGCAAAATTTATTTATGTTTTCTCTTGTAAACAAAAAGCACATCGCATAGCCCCTTTTGCTTATCAAAATAGAATTCGGCACTAGTTTGCCTTTTTAATAGAATCAATTCTTCATTGTTACATTCGTAAATTTCCATATCACTACACCAATTTGCGGTTTTGTATTTTAGACAATCGTTCCAGAATACAAAAAGTAATTTATTATCCTTTTCGACAATATTTCCCCCTTCAGCTGCTTCGCTTAGATTCATAATAAATTGGTTTGAATCAATTTCCAGATTTGTGGCAAAATAATTTTTCTCTTTTGAATGCTTTTTATTCAGGATCATTATGCAGTCGAATTCCCAACTACCCTGAATCAATTTCATAGTATCTGCTGAAGAAATATGGGTTTTGGAAACGGAAATGGTTCTGACCGAAAAACCCCCGAACAGAATCAAGCAAAACGAAACACAGAACATTCTGACCAACAACATAATTTCACTGAATATCTGATAAAAGCAGCTTTATTCCCCCCCGAAATATACCCATTTTCCCAATGATATTGTCGTATTCCACCCCTTCGTCGAAACAGTAACTTTCCAGTCCCAGTATTCTGTATTTTTGTCGCCAATCAATATTACTCCCGGAATGAACTATCTTGATTTTGAGAAACCACTCGAAGAGCTTGATGAGCTTCGTGAAAAAATAATCTCCACCGCCGAAAAAAGCAAAGTGGATGTTTCCAAATCACTCGCCGAGGTTGATGAAAAAATTCAACTGAAGCGCAAAGAATTATACAGCAATCTTACGCCATGGCAATGCGTGCAGGTATCGCGTCACCCCGATCGCCCGTACACGCTCGACTACATCAAAAGTTTATGCGGCGATACGTTCATCGAACTGCACGGCGACCGCACGGTGAAAGATGACAAAGCGATGGTGGGCGGATTCGGACAAGTGGATGGAGAAACCATCATGTTCATTGGCCAGCAGAAAGGAAGAAATACAAAGCTGCGCCAGTTTCATAATTTCGGAATGCCGAATCCCGAAGGATACCGCAAAGCATTGCGCCTGATGAAACTCGCTGAGAAATTCAACAAACCGATCGTCACGCTCATCGATACTCCCGGCGCTTATCCCGGAATCGAAGCGGAAGAGCGTGGACAAGGCGAAGCGATCGCGAGAAATCTTTTAGAAATGTCGAAGCTCACTGTTCCCGTCATCTGCATCATCATCGGTGAAGGCGCATCGGGCGGTGCATTGGGAATAGGTGTGGGTGATAAAGTGCTGATGCTGGAAAATTCCTGGTACTCGGTGATCTCTCCCGAAAACTGCTCGACCATTTTGTGGAGAAGTTCCAATGAAAAAGAAAAAGCTGCTGTTGCGATGAAACTCACTGCGAAAGATATGCTCGGACAACATCTTATTGACGGAGTGATCAAAGAACCTGTAGGTGGCGCACACGTGAACTGGGATGAAATTTTTGCAACAGTAAAAACAGAAATTCTGAAACAGGTGGCCGAACTGAAAATGCCGGATGCAAAAACGTTAGTAAAAAACCGCATCGAAAAATTCTGCGCGATGGGAGTTGTAATTGAGGAAGGATAGTTATTTGGCGGGAGGATTACGGATTTTCTACGGAGAATACAGATTACAGATTCAGACAGATTCTGGGTTAAGATTTTTGGCTATTGAGCCAACTATATTCGTTTAGTTGCGTCTGAATGTTAATGCTGAAGCGAATTATTCCATTTCTTCTGATTTTTCTGTTTTCCTGCACGCATTACAGGAAAACAAATATTGCATCAGCAAAAATTTATTTTGATTTCACTAATTCATGGAATCAACAGCCGGTCGTGAATGATTTCGGCGCATTTCCTAAGAAAATAAGACATGCTTTGAACAATTGTCACTACAAATACAGTAGTGATTCGACCGATGCATGCAGAAAAAAAATCGCTCGTTTTTATCAGGGCACATATTCACTTGATGGTTCAGTCGCCTGCATTATTTCTGATTATCCTTCTGATTCATTTCCAACCAACAGTGCTTTACTGCTGGGAATCGCCGGGGATTCTGTTCAAACTTTTTGCTTCCGAATTCCAGATTCCGTGAAAACAATTTCTGGAGCAATACCTTTCATGACCTGGAATAATGAACTGTTATTCGGCGGAGGTATTATGACAAAACACCAATCCGAAAAGTATGAGCGAAAATTGAAAAGAAAATATGCACAGAGCGAGAAAAGAGAAAAAAAATAAAATCCAAACTCCAAAATTAAATTGGGGCATCTCTAAAAACACAGAAATGCAAGGCGGGCAAGTCCGAAAAACCGGAATTTACTATTCGTAAATGAGGATTTTGAGGACGCAGCCCAACGCAGCAGTTCGAAGTTATTAGAGATGCCCATTGGAAATTTCTGAGCTAAGTATTGGTATAACTCAAAGCTCACCGATTGTACCACAAACTCAGATCAAGAATATTGGAAGAAGACGTATACGTGCGCAACAGCGCCGCGGTAGAAAAAGAATATTTTTTCAGCGCACTTCCTTCCGTCCAGAAAACAGCATCGTCGGGCTGATCGTATTCCACCAGCGAAGGATAGACGCCCGCTTTCCATGTGAGCAATCCTACAGGAGAATAAGTGAATTTATAAACAACGCTGTTGCTCATAGCGATCAGCAAAGTAGTGTTGTCGATCTGTGCAGCGCAGGTAATTGTTGCGCCGGCTGCAAGCGAAACCGGTTCCCAGAATCCATTGGAATTATAATCGTAAATAAAAAGATGCCCCTGCCCGGCCCAGTTTCCAAGTGTATAAATATTATCAGCGTCTTTTTCAAAAAAAGAAACCACATCGAGATTCATCGGTGATTCCTGCAATCCGACGCCGGAAGTATTATACACCACGATCTTCGAATCGAACGTAGTAACATTTCTCTGCTCGGTAAACACGCGCGAACCAACATTGAAAATTTTCAGTGCATAATAACCGGCATCCGTTGCACCCTGCGCTTTGGTAAGGCCGGTCTCGTCAAAACTCCTGATCATTCCTGAACCGGGCATCGTTACCCAATAGCGTTGGCCTGTTGAACAGATACCGCCCCACACCGGTGAAGCAGCGCCGGAAGAATAATAATTGAATGCATTTATTGTTCCCAATGAATAACCGTTTACATAACCCAGATCATTTCCTTCCACAACGGCCTGCTGCCAGTAAGAATTGACAAACATATCGGTGAAACCATAATAGAATCCGGAAATATTTGCCACGTTGATCATTGCAGTGTCAATGGAATTCACCTCGAAATAATTTGCAGAAGGCGAGATCACCACGCAAGCGCCTTTCAGTTTTCTCGGAACTTCGGTAACGTAAATATTCCGGAAAATCCTTTTCAGATTGGTTCCATCGCTCACTTCTATCACGAGATAATAAGTTCCGGATGTGAGACGGATTTCGCTGATCGGGTAATCGAATGAAATATCGGCACTCATTCCGGTGAGCGTTCCCGAAACTCCGGGAATCACAGAAATGTTATTCGCATCTTCGAGTTTCACATTGTAATTTGTGAGTTGCGTTTCATCGTGCGCCGTGAAGTGAACATGAATAGTATCGAACACATTGAATTGCTGCATGTCATAAGGAGTCACTACTGAAATATCCGGCGGCGCAGTGTCGGTATCTCTTTTACAAGTAGCAAAAAAAAGGCACAACAAAAAAAATGGTAATGCTCTTCGCATGAATCTAATTTACGAAAAACAAAAAGACCACTCACATCTGGAATATTCCATGATTTAACAGGTCAAACGCAATTGCTGATCTTTCATTGGTGAAAAATAGGTAGTGGCTCAGTTTGCTCTTTTCCGATTCAACTTCGCGCCGGAGCTTGCCCTGAAGAATTGAAGGACGGTTCCTAAACCATTCTTTTATTAAACCGCAAAGACGCTAAGGCACTAAGAATTTTCAAACTGACCCACTACCTGAAAATACCATCTTGTGTTCGCATCTTCTTCTTTGCTAATTTTGGCTCATGCCTATTCCAATTTATTTTCCGCATAAAGAAGAACACGTCAAAAAGCATTGTGCTAAATGAAAAAATTCCTCTTCTTCTACATTCTCCTCCTTCCGTTCTCCGAACTCATTGCGCAGATGCCGGAAACGGATATCTGGGTGTTCGATACGTATGGAGAAGCTGCATTAGGGACATTCACCAATGGAAAGAATATCACAAATCGCCCCGGCTATGATAATCAACCGTGGTTTTCCTCTGATGAAGAAAATATTTTCTGGACATCCGTTCGTGACAGTGGTGAAACGGATATTTATTGTCACAACTCCAACGGAACTTCACGCGTCACGAGTACTAACGTCAGCGAATATTCTCCGATGTTTATTCCGGGAACACATTTCATGACTGCTGTTGTGGTAGAACAAGATTCAACACAAAGATTATGGAGCTACGATGAAACAAAAGCAGATGTCGTTCATCCTAAAACAGAAATTCTTTTTCCCGATCTGAAAGGTGTTGCTTATTACAGATGGCTTGACGCTAACACCGTTTTCATTGCTGATCTTCCGGAACCGATGACACTTTACATTGGTTATCTGAACAGCGGGAAAACAATAAAAGTTGATGAGAGCATCGGCCGTTCTTTCGGTGTTTACGGTGATATTATGTTTTACACCAAAACAGATACCAGTGGCAATTGTTGGGTCACTGGATTGACAAATACGGGTGTACACAATGATTCTCTGGCTCCGGCGATCATACTTCCTAAGGGCAGTCAGGATTTTGCCATTGATAAAAACGGGCGGATCTTCTCAGCGCAAGGAACAAAACTCTACAGCACGATGTTCAATTCCGGAGTCTGGAAACTCGAACACGATTTCGCCACCAACGGATTACACAAGATCACCCGCATTGCTATTTCTCCCTATGGGGATCTCATTGCATTAACCGACAACCTCTGATCATGTACGAAAGCAAACACAAACCATTAGCGACAAAAAAAGAATTCACGAAGCGGCTCATAGGTAGTTTCATGCTTGCGATGCTGTTGCTTTTCATTTCGCTGATGATCGGCGTACTTGGTTATCATTTTTTCAATTCACTGGGTTGGGTTGATTCATTACTGAACGCGTCAATGATCTTAACCGGAATGGGGCCAATAGATCCGATGAAAAATGAAACAGCAAAAATTTTCGCTTCGTTCTACGCTATCTTCAGCGGTGTAGCTTTTCTCACAACAGTTGGCGTTCTCCTCGCTCCTGTCATTCACCGCGCCATGCATAAATTTCACGTGAAAGAATAAGTATGGAAATTGTTTTCGGAGAATTCATCATCAATGATTCAACAGAAAAAGTTGATATGAATTTTATTCATCATGAACTGTCGAACAGTTACTGGTGCAAAAATATTCCCCGTACTCTTTTAGAAAAAGCAATTCAAAGCGGAATCAACTTCAATGTTTATCAAGGAGAAAAACAAATTGCATTCGCGCGCGTGATCACAGACAAGGCGACGTATGCGTACCTGTGCGATGTGATCGTGAATGAAAATTACCGCGGAAAAGGAATCGGTAAGGCGATGATGAAATTCATCATAGATCATCCCGATCTGCAAGGATTACGAAGATTCACGCTCGCCACGCGCGATGCACACACGCTCTACACGCAATTCGGTTTTGAAGTGACGAAGAATCCGCAGAACATGATGGAAATTATCAGGAGAGATATTTATATGTAGGCAGTAGACAGTAGACAGAAGCGAAGAAGAAAAAAAAATCAAAAATCTAATCGATCCGCTGGCCGTAGAAATCTTTTGCTATCAGTTGCTCGAGTGTGAATCTTTCTCCTTTGTAAGTCACGGTGATCCACGCATCTTTAATTCCAAGGCGAATGCATTGCTGCCGGAAAATTTCTGCATCACGCACGGTATCGAAAGTTTTCATAGTGAAGCGAGTGAGTGTGTCGGGATAATCTTTAATAGTTGCCGGGCCGAATTTATCCAGTTGAGAATATTTGAAATTCTGCGGGTGATGATAAGCGCCGATCTGCACAGTGTAGGTCAATCCCGGGCGACAATAATTTCCTGCGAGCCCGAGAAATTTATGATAGACTGCTGTATCGTTGAGTGATTTATTTTTAAATGCGGTAAGATCGACGGGGTTGTTATTGCAGGGAAGATTATTGAAGAAATCCGGAACGGTTTTACGCTGGCCGAAATAGAAAACAGTGATAAGAGATTTTGCCGCAGTAGAATCGCTGCTGATAAGATTGTTCCTGAAATCTTCCGCTTCCTTCAGTGTTTTCCACGGGCCGAGATAATAGCGCACAGTTCCATCCGGGTATTGCTTGCGTTCTATTTTTCCATGCTTGGCGAAAAAAGTTGTGTCGTTCGGATTTTTTATTTCAAGTTTATATTCGAGTCCGTCGGCCTGGAATGTTCCGTAGTCATTCACAATTTTATCATAACCGTAATCGCTGCCAATAGTTGTATTGAGCGTTCCTTTTTTGCTCATCACAACGCGCGTATCCGTGCGCGGCGTGTAACCCGATCTTTTATAATCATTGCGGTAGTAAGAAGGAATAGTAGAACGTTTTCCATTCTTGTAAATCACCACTTCCGAATTTGATGCGATGGTGGAATCGTGTGAAGTCAATCGCGATCGGTAAAGCTCAGCGTCGATCAGATTTTTGAATGGCCCCACCGAATAACGCACGTATCCATCGGCGGTAACGGTTCGTGTGATCGGCCCCATATCAGCAACTTTTGATGAATCAAAATCTTTTGCGTTCTCATACGTGCCGAGTTCAACTACATAATTCATTGTAGAATCATAATCTGTTCCGTGTTTTTTCAGCACCTGTTTGTAAATGCGCTGTTCATACACCTGGTCATTCTGCTCTGCACGGATCTCTTTTAATTGCGTATCTATCTTTTTCTGCAACACATCATTTGAATCTTCAACTGCGGGAGTAACTGTTGTTCCCGAATCAGTTTTCATTGTGGTGAAATTGTAATCTTTATTCACCTGCACATACGTATCGAGCCCTTTCACATTCACATATTCGAAATAAGGATCAGCACCTTCTACTTCGATCGCAACTTTATAAGTATTTCCGGGTTTGAGGGCAATAAGATATTTTCCGCTCATTGAATTGGAATGATAATTTCCATACACTTTCCCAGTGGTAGAATCAGTGACGTTGATATTTGCATCAGTCGGCGCTCCGTCTTTCGTAACAAAACCAACAACAAGTGCGAGTATCGGCGGCTCTCCCTGGAATCCCGGACTCACCGTATAAATATCCTGCTGGCCATATCCGCCTTTCATATCTGAAGAATAATAACCCGTTGCTCCGTCAGCAGAAAGTGTGTAATATCTTTCGTTCGAAGGAGTATTCACCGGGTAACCGAGATTCACAGGATCTCCCCATTGGCCATCTTTGAAAGTGGAATAAAAAAGATCATACCCTCCCATACTGTTGTGTCCTTCGGAACTGAAAAATAAATTGATGCCATCAGGATGAATGAAAGGCGCATCATCATTGTAAGGCGTGTTGATAGTGGGTCCCATGTTGATCGCAGGCCCCCATGATCCGTCGCTCTGCTTATTGGAATAATAAATATCTCTTCCACCTAATCCGCCGGGACGATCAGAAGCGAAATACAGAATTTGCCCGTCACTGGAAAGCGAACAACTTCCTTCCCAATATTTATCGGTGTTGATGGTCGGCCCTAATCTTTCAGGCGTTGACCAATTATCACCGTTGAGTGTGCTCATGTAAATATCGCCGCCGTCTTTTGAATTGCTTTTAAAAATGAAAAGTATTTGCCCGTCATTCGACAACGCAATACTTGCATCGTGTCCTTTTGTGTTGATGTTATTACTGATCGGTTCCGGGTCGAGCCAGCGATCGCCCACGCGCATGGAATACATGATGTCTTCATAATAATCGCCGGTAGTATCTGATCTGAATTTTGCATCCTCGAGTCCGCCCGTACTTCTTTCCCCACGGTAAGTGAAAATAAGATTCGATTCATCAATAGAGATCACCGGAACATATTCTGAATTCGCAGTATTGATCGGGTCGCCGATATTTTTCAATTCCACATCGGCAGTATCCTGCATGAGTTTTTTTGCACTTTCGCAATAGCCGATATACTGGTTGAGTTCTTTTTTATCCTTGTCATTGAGTTCATCATTCTGCATGGAGAGATTGAATTCATTGATGGCGTCATCGAAACGATAATTCAGATGATAAGCACGGCCTAAATAATAATCAATCCGCGGTAATGTATTGTCCAGTTGTTTTGCAGATTCAAGATTGGTGATCGATTTTTCTTTTTCGTCTCCTTTGTACAGGTAACAAATTCCCAACTGGTAATGGAAATACGCATCATCAGTATGGGCGTCCGACAATAATTTGTAATACGGCAACGCGCGGAGATAATTTCCTTCTTCGTAAAAATATTCTGCGGTCTCCAGCCATTTTTCCTCTTTCTTCTCCGTCGCTTTATCTTTCTTCTGCGCCAATAAATGACTGGCACAGAAAACCAATGCAACGAGCAGAAATCGGAGCTTTCTCATAATCAGGCTAAATTGAACAAATCGGAATAGCGCGCTTATTAACAAATTCTCAACTTTTGAACACAAGAAAGTTAAGAAGGACTGACATTGTAGCAGTTTTTACGTTTTTTTCCACGGGATGTTACCTTTGAAAAAAC
This window contains:
- a CDS encoding 4-(cytidine 5'-diphospho)-2-C-methyl-D-erythritol kinase gives rise to the protein MISFPNSKINLGLNIVEKRPDGFHNIETVFYPVGWKDIIEITPSKATELKITGNPVEGKLNENLCMRAYELLKKDHRIPPVKIHLHKNIPSGAGLGGGSSDAVSVLKMLNEIYDLNLSWGELHHYAKQLGSDCSFFVTNKPVFAQGKGDDLEGIQFSMKARPGEAVGRGKFIVIVHPPAHVSTAEAYAGMTPRKSEISPAKIITEMPIEKWKDVLVNDFEKTIFKKYPEIEKLKMRLYEKGAIYASMSGSGSAVFGISEKEIATEIFSGYNCWSGSCDF
- a CDS encoding acetyl-CoA carboxylase carboxyltransferase subunit alpha gives rise to the protein MNYLDFEKPLEELDELREKIISTAEKSKVDVSKSLAEVDEKIQLKRKELYSNLTPWQCVQVSRHPDRPYTLDYIKSLCGDTFIELHGDRTVKDDKAMVGGFGQVDGETIMFIGQQKGRNTKLRQFHNFGMPNPEGYRKALRLMKLAEKFNKPIVTLIDTPGAYPGIEAEERGQGEAIARNLLEMSKLTVPVICIIIGEGASGGALGIGVGDKVLMLENSWYSVISPENCSTILWRSSNEKEKAAVAMKLTAKDMLGQHLIDGVIKEPVGGAHVNWDEIFATVKTEILKQVAELKMPDAKTLVKNRIEKFCAMGVVIEEG
- a CDS encoding GNAT family N-acetyltransferase; the encoded protein is MEIVFGEFIINDSTEKVDMNFIHHELSNSYWCKNIPRTLLEKAIQSGINFNVYQGEKQIAFARVITDKATYAYLCDVIVNENYRGKGIGKAMMKFIIDHPDLQGLRRFTLATRDAHTLYTQFGFEVTKNPQNMMEIIRRDIYM
- a CDS encoding PD40 domain-containing protein, translating into MKKFLFFYILLLPFSELIAQMPETDIWVFDTYGEAALGTFTNGKNITNRPGYDNQPWFSSDEENIFWTSVRDSGETDIYCHNSNGTSRVTSTNVSEYSPMFIPGTHFMTAVVVEQDSTQRLWSYDETKADVVHPKTEILFPDLKGVAYYRWLDANTVFIADLPEPMTLYIGYLNSGKTIKVDESIGRSFGVYGDIMFYTKTDTSGNCWVTGLTNTGVHNDSLAPAIILPKGSQDFAIDKNGRIFSAQGTKLYSTMFNSGVWKLEHDFATNGLHKITRIAISPYGDLIALTDNL
- a CDS encoding DUF58 domain-containing protein encodes the protein MFRKISYWLGFTVMRWQLIATLLCVWAIYGFTDEHFKIYDNSDQSLLILHAFLPVLARALLLVLGFSVLTSLCSYLWFIFRYRSKKVSVTLKFGDGQQALAGMVPYRLTVKGIFRPLLGTVRGKLVFTGMKLSSPVLLDENNFPKGSILRQSISGKGETMLHDRGIYDVEEIHLQFFDALRIIMLPFSIHVSNQFYTLPQKQEEKLIKANPNTTEEQLQRIEIPKRVEGEYLNYKDFETGDDVRRIVWKIYARSKELVVRIPETMDPYASHLYFYASFFRADRDVSEEVFETELLNGYKDRLRNILDSLQLNGFEVRMPHDQETPKLAGVGDKKNDLFHITAAHWQKDKRPVEFVEPRKAAFVCVSSLVPAQDVARAMDNLPMYVPVVAIKLSDGIPSVFRFRFKNIFFKPEPQPADSLRSRWLLSPMRARLKKNERELQSLFNRRGNAFLIDVNGK